From the genome of Pseudoxanthomonas sp., one region includes:
- the cysQ gene encoding 3'(2'),5'-bisphosphate nucleotidase CysQ, with amino-acid sequence MSRMTADLHEAVIVIAREAGLAIMAVYENAFDVQRKSDDSPLTAADMAAHRVIADGLRRLTPQWPVLSEEAADIPWSERSQWPTYWLVDPLDGTREFIKRNGEFTVNIALIEQNEPIFGVVHAPVTGETWHARQGRNAYRRVGEVDAQIRTRAPATGTLKVAASRSHRDVRTQAFLDGMGDIEEVSLGSSLKFCRIAEGALDVYPRFGPTSEWDTAAAQCVLEAAGGALLAPDGRAFRYNRRETLLNGDFVALGDMTLPWRTWLARAHDDDHGRARIA; translated from the coding sequence ATGAGTCGAATGACCGCGGACCTGCACGAAGCCGTCATCGTCATCGCCCGCGAAGCGGGCCTCGCCATCATGGCGGTGTACGAGAACGCCTTCGACGTGCAACGCAAGAGCGACGACAGTCCGCTCACCGCCGCCGACATGGCGGCCCACCGGGTCATCGCCGACGGCCTGCGCCGGCTGACCCCGCAGTGGCCTGTGCTGTCGGAGGAAGCCGCCGACATCCCGTGGTCCGAACGCAGCCAGTGGCCGACCTACTGGCTGGTGGACCCGCTGGACGGCACGCGCGAGTTCATCAAGCGCAACGGCGAGTTCACCGTCAACATCGCGCTGATCGAGCAGAACGAGCCCATCTTCGGCGTGGTCCACGCGCCGGTGACCGGCGAGACCTGGCACGCGCGCCAGGGCCGCAACGCCTACCGCCGCGTCGGCGAGGTGGATGCGCAGATCCGTACGCGCGCGCCGGCCACCGGCACGCTGAAGGTCGCGGCCAGCCGCTCGCATCGCGATGTGCGCACGCAGGCCTTCCTCGATGGCATGGGCGATATCGAAGAGGTGTCGCTCGGTTCCTCGCTGAAGTTCTGCCGCATCGCCGAAGGCGCGCTCGATGTCTATCCGCGCTTCGGCCCCACCAGCGAGTGGGATACCGCCGCCGCGCAGTGCGTGCTGGAAGCCGCCGGCGGCGCGCTGCTGGCGCCGGACGGTCGCGCGTTCCGCTACAACCGTCGCGAGACGCTGCTCAACGGCGATTTCGTGGCGCTGGGCGACATGACGCTGCCGTGGCGTACGTGGCTGGCGCGCGCGCATGACGACGACCATGGACGCGCCCGCATCGCCTGA
- a CDS encoding response regulator transcription factor — MRHSQETAGLVLVVEDNRNISEMIGEYLEGRGFEVDYATDGLDGYRLAVENSYDVLVLDLMLPRLDGMEVCKRLRTEARKSTPVLMLTARDTLDDKLTGLSSGADDYLTKPFAIQELEARLRALIRRERRQVGAEVLKVADLVLDPVSMRATRGGTELMLSPIGLRLLTILMRESPRVVTRQEIEREIWGNGLPDSDTLRSHLYNLRKVIDKPFDKPLLHTVQSAGYRIADIG; from the coding sequence ATGCGACACAGTCAGGAAACCGCGGGTCTGGTGCTGGTGGTGGAAGACAACCGCAACATTTCCGAGATGATCGGGGAATATCTGGAAGGCCGCGGCTTCGAAGTCGACTACGCCACCGACGGCCTGGACGGTTACCGGCTGGCGGTGGAGAACAGCTACGACGTGCTGGTGCTCGACCTGATGCTGCCGCGCCTGGACGGCATGGAAGTCTGCAAGCGGCTGCGGACCGAGGCCCGCAAGTCGACGCCCGTGCTGATGCTGACCGCACGCGACACGCTGGACGACAAGCTGACCGGCCTGAGCTCCGGCGCCGACGATTACCTGACCAAGCCTTTCGCGATCCAGGAACTGGAGGCCCGCCTGCGTGCATTGATCCGCCGCGAGCGCCGCCAGGTCGGTGCCGAAGTGCTGAAGGTCGCGGACCTGGTGCTGGACCCGGTCAGCATGCGCGCCACCCGCGGCGGTACCGAACTGATGCTGTCGCCGATCGGCCTTCGGCTGCTGACCATCCTGATGCGCGAGTCGCCGCGCGTGGTGACCCGGCAGGAGATCGAGCGCGAGATCTGGGGCAACGGCCTGCCGGATTCGGACACCCTGCGCAGCCACCTGTACAACCTGCGCAAGGTGATCGACAAGCCGTTCGACAAGCCACTGCTGCACACCGTGCAGAGCGCCGGCTACCGCATCGCCGACATCGGCTGA
- the mazG gene encoding nucleoside triphosphate pyrophosphohydrolase, which yields MDAPASPDGGIARLLAIMARLRDPDGGCPWDLEQDFSTIAPYTVEEAYEVADAIDRGDLPALKDELGDLLLQVVFHAQMAQEQGAFAFGDVVEAICDKMVRRHPHVFGPSTGSGPVASFADAQAQTANWDAIKAAERKAAGEDDTSALAGISRGLPEWQRAVKLQSRAARVGFDWPDTGPVIDKLHEEIDEVRVELAAAPSPERDARLEDEIGDLLFVAANLARHAKVDVGGALRRANLKFERRFRAMEALATADGTTMSALTLAQQEALWMRVKQGEGT from the coding sequence ATGGACGCGCCCGCATCGCCTGACGGCGGCATCGCGCGGCTGCTGGCCATCATGGCCCGCCTGCGCGATCCCGACGGCGGCTGCCCGTGGGACCTGGAGCAGGACTTCTCCACCATCGCACCCTATACGGTGGAGGAAGCCTACGAGGTCGCCGACGCGATCGACCGTGGCGACCTGCCGGCGTTGAAGGATGAGCTGGGCGACCTGCTGCTGCAGGTCGTCTTCCATGCACAGATGGCGCAGGAGCAGGGCGCCTTCGCGTTCGGCGACGTCGTCGAGGCGATCTGCGACAAGATGGTGCGGCGTCACCCGCATGTGTTCGGTCCTTCGACGGGCTCGGGACCGGTTGCCTCGTTCGCCGATGCGCAGGCGCAGACCGCCAACTGGGACGCGATCAAGGCCGCCGAACGCAAGGCCGCGGGCGAAGACGATACGTCCGCACTCGCCGGCATCTCGCGCGGCCTGCCGGAGTGGCAGCGCGCGGTGAAACTGCAGTCGCGCGCGGCGCGGGTCGGCTTCGACTGGCCCGACACCGGACCGGTGATCGACAAGCTGCACGAGGAGATCGACGAGGTGCGCGTGGAACTCGCCGCCGCTCCTTCGCCCGAGCGCGATGCGCGGCTGGAGGACGAGATCGGCGACCTGCTGTTCGTCGCCGCCAACCTGGCGCGGCACGCCAAAGTCGACGTGGGTGGCGCGCTGCGCCGGGCCAACCTGAAGTTCGAGCGTCGCTTCCGCGCGATGGAGGCGCTTGCCACCGCCGACGGCACCACGATGTCCGCGCTGACGCTGGCGCAGCAGGAAGCGCTGTGGATGCGGGTGAAGCAAGGCGAAGGCACGTAG
- a CDS encoding 16S rRNA (uracil(1498)-N(3))-methyltransferase, with protein sequence MRLTRCHVDTSLTVGASLALPETAANHLARVLRLREGDACVLFNGDGHDYDARITAVGKRGVQAEIMAARSVDNESPLHVTLLQGVARGEKMDLILQKATELGVAAIVPVMAERTEVKLDAERTAKRVAHWCSVIASACEQSGRARLPVLSAPAALADAARIVDADATKLTLDPVGEVSLATVNVAAGKVVVAIGPEGGWSPRDREALSAVGFTGLRLGPRILRTETAGLAAIAALQSRFGDL encoded by the coding sequence ATGCGCCTGACTCGCTGCCATGTCGACACCTCTCTGACCGTAGGCGCATCGCTCGCCCTGCCCGAGACCGCCGCCAATCACCTCGCCCGTGTGCTGCGGCTGCGTGAAGGCGATGCCTGCGTGTTGTTCAACGGCGATGGCCACGACTACGACGCGCGCATCACCGCCGTCGGCAAGCGCGGCGTGCAGGCCGAGATCATGGCGGCGCGCAGCGTCGACAACGAATCGCCCCTGCATGTCACCCTGCTGCAGGGTGTGGCACGCGGCGAGAAGATGGACCTGATCCTGCAGAAGGCGACCGAACTGGGCGTCGCCGCGATCGTCCCGGTGATGGCCGAGCGCACCGAAGTGAAGCTGGATGCCGAGCGCACGGCAAAGCGCGTGGCGCACTGGTGCAGCGTCATCGCGTCGGCCTGCGAACAGAGCGGGCGCGCGCGCCTGCCTGTGCTGTCGGCGCCCGCTGCGCTGGCCGATGCCGCGCGCATCGTGGATGCCGACGCGACGAAGCTGACGCTCGATCCGGTCGGCGAGGTATCGCTGGCCACGGTGAACGTCGCCGCGGGCAAGGTGGTGGTGGCGATCGGACCCGAGGGCGGCTGGTCGCCGCGCGACCGCGAAGCGTTGTCTGCCGTCGGGTTCACCGGCCTCCGGCTGGGCCCGCGCATCCTGCGTACCGAAACCGCCGGACTCGCGGCCATCGCCGCGCTGCAGTCGAGATTCGGCGACCTGTAG
- a CDS encoding DMT family protein, which produces MIDRVLPLFLLLASNVFMTFAWYGHLKYKSAPLLTVILTSWGIAFFEYMLMVPANRMGSAVYSVVQLKTIQEILTLLVFAGFSTWYLGQPLKWNHYAAFALIVGAAFLMFYEP; this is translated from the coding sequence ATGATCGACCGCGTCCTGCCCCTGTTCCTGCTGCTGGCCTCCAACGTCTTCATGACGTTCGCCTGGTACGGCCATCTGAAGTACAAATCGGCGCCGCTGCTCACGGTGATCCTGACCAGCTGGGGCATCGCCTTTTTCGAGTACATGCTGATGGTGCCGGCCAACCGCATGGGCAGCGCGGTCTACTCGGTGGTGCAGCTCAAGACCATCCAGGAAATCCTGACCCTGCTGGTCTTCGCCGGCTTCAGTACCTGGTACCTGGGCCAGCCGCTGAAATGGAACCACTATGCGGCCTTCGCGCTGATCGTGGGCGCGGCGTTCCTGATGTTCTACGAGCCGTAG
- the nudE gene encoding ADP compounds hydrolase NudE, whose protein sequence is MSRLPTIHGITQRADGPDRHVEELDLEFSNGERRRYHRLRSQGHGAVVVVPMQDEDTVLLVREYAAGMHRYELGLVKGRIDAGETPEQAADRELKEEAGFGARRLDVLRALTLAPTYMSHQSWLVVARDLYPERLPGDEPEELEVVPWKLQDLDQLMLREDFSEGRSLAALFIAREWLNART, encoded by the coding sequence ATGAGCCGCCTGCCCACCATCCACGGGATCACCCAGCGCGCCGACGGGCCGGACCGCCACGTCGAGGAGCTCGACCTTGAATTCAGCAACGGCGAGCGTCGCCGCTACCATCGCCTGCGCTCTCAGGGCCATGGCGCGGTGGTCGTGGTGCCGATGCAGGACGAGGACACCGTACTGCTGGTGCGCGAGTACGCCGCCGGCATGCACCGCTACGAACTGGGCCTGGTGAAGGGCCGCATCGACGCCGGCGAGACGCCCGAGCAGGCCGCCGACCGCGAACTGAAGGAAGAAGCCGGCTTCGGCGCGCGCCGCCTGGACGTGCTTCGCGCCCTGACCCTGGCGCCCACCTACATGAGCCACCAGTCCTGGCTGGTGGTGGCAAGAGACCTGTACCCCGAGCGCCTGCCGGGGGATGAACCCGAGGAGTTGGAAGTAGTGCCCTGGAAGTTGCAAGACCTCGACCAGCTGATGCTGCGCGAGGATTTTTCGGAAGGCCGTTCGCTGGCGGCGCTGTTCATCGCCCGCGAATGGTTGAACGCGCGGACATGA
- a CDS encoding YnfA family protein: MKTLLLFLVTALAEIVGCYLPYLWLRKGGSVWLLLPAAASLALFAWLLTLHPTASGRVYAAYGGVYVTMAIFWLWAVDAVKPTRWDLLGAGLCLAGMAVIMFAPRAA, translated from the coding sequence ATGAAGACCCTGCTGCTGTTCCTCGTCACCGCGCTGGCCGAGATCGTCGGCTGCTATCTGCCCTACCTGTGGCTGCGCAAGGGCGGCAGCGTGTGGCTGCTGCTGCCGGCGGCCGCCAGCCTGGCGCTGTTCGCGTGGTTGCTGACGCTGCATCCCACTGCGTCCGGCCGCGTGTACGCCGCGTACGGCGGCGTCTACGTCACCATGGCGATTTTCTGGCTGTGGGCCGTGGACGCGGTGAAGCCGACGCGCTGGGACCTGCTGGGTGCCGGCTTGTGCCTGGCCGGCATGGCGGTGATCATGTTCGCGCCACGCGCCGCCTGA
- a CDS encoding efflux RND transporter periplasmic adaptor subunit: MSQPARSAPRKNPPLPKILLGVAIVALLGAGAWYWTARKSDGAESAYRSATIERGDIRVAISATGTLSAISTVTVGSQISGQVTDVLVDYNSEVKKGQVLARIDPSTYEAQIEQGNAQIASAQANLRQAQATLANAEIDYTRKAGLGRQQLVAQSDVDLARAARDQARAQVNAAQASIRQQTASTQTTRVNLDRTVIRSPVDGVVLTRTIEPGQTVAASLQAPELFTIAEDLSKMKIELAVDEADIGQVKVGQAVSFTVDAFADRQFRGQVQQVRLSATTTSNVVTYPVVVSVDNSDGTLLPGLTVNAEIEVSKRDDILKVSNAALRYKPTGEQAGASAPAAPQAGQNRGGGVSDDLVRVAASLQLKPEQQAAFDTAMSALRERQAARMAQAQQRGGASMFGGPGGGPRSGGNAGGGGAMQAQMRQRMADRMQQDFAPFRATLDEAQKQRWDGELRTLLAAKRAPIYLLVDGRPEMVQVRVGASDGTSTEVSGAVKEGDVVVVGERAKE, encoded by the coding sequence ATGAGCCAGCCAGCACGCTCCGCCCCCCGCAAGAACCCACCTCTGCCCAAGATCCTGCTCGGGGTCGCGATCGTCGCCCTGCTCGGCGCCGGCGCGTGGTACTGGACCGCGCGCAAGAGCGATGGCGCGGAAAGCGCCTACCGCAGCGCCACCATCGAGCGCGGCGACATCCGCGTGGCCATTTCGGCGACCGGCACCCTCAGCGCCATCTCCACGGTCACCGTGGGTAGCCAGATCTCCGGTCAGGTCACCGACGTGCTGGTCGACTACAACAGCGAAGTCAAGAAGGGCCAAGTGCTGGCGCGCATCGATCCGAGCACCTACGAGGCGCAGATCGAGCAGGGCAATGCGCAGATCGCCAGCGCGCAGGCCAACCTGCGGCAGGCGCAGGCCACCCTGGCCAATGCCGAGATCGACTACACCCGCAAGGCCGGCCTGGGCCGTCAGCAACTGGTCGCGCAGAGCGACGTCGACCTGGCCCGCGCGGCACGCGACCAGGCGCGTGCGCAGGTCAACGCCGCGCAGGCGTCGATCCGCCAGCAGACGGCGTCCACCCAGACCACCCGCGTCAACCTGGACCGCACCGTGATCCGCTCGCCGGTGGACGGCGTGGTGCTGACCCGCACGATCGAACCCGGCCAGACCGTGGCGGCCAGCCTGCAGGCACCCGAACTGTTCACCATCGCCGAAGACCTGTCGAAGATGAAGATCGAACTGGCCGTCGACGAGGCCGACATCGGCCAGGTCAAGGTCGGGCAGGCGGTCTCGTTCACGGTCGATGCGTTCGCCGATCGTCAGTTCCGCGGACAGGTGCAGCAGGTGCGCCTGTCGGCCACCACCACCAGCAACGTGGTGACTTACCCGGTGGTGGTCAGCGTGGACAACAGCGACGGCACGCTGCTGCCCGGGCTGACCGTCAACGCCGAGATCGAGGTCAGCAAGCGCGACGACATCCTCAAGGTGTCCAACGCCGCGCTGCGCTACAAGCCGACCGGCGAACAGGCCGGTGCGTCGGCGCCGGCGGCGCCGCAGGCCGGACAGAACCGGGGCGGCGGCGTCAGCGACGACCTGGTGCGGGTGGCCGCCTCCCTGCAACTGAAGCCCGAGCAGCAGGCCGCGTTCGACACGGCCATGTCGGCGCTGCGCGAGCGCCAGGCCGCGCGCATGGCACAGGCGCAGCAGCGTGGCGGCGCCAGCATGTTCGGCGGGCCGGGCGGCGGTCCGCGGTCCGGCGGCAACGCCGGTGGCGGCGGGGCGATGCAGGCGCAGATGCGCCAGCGCATGGCCGATCGCATGCAGCAGGACTTCGCCCCGTTCCGCGCCACGCTGGACGAGGCGCAGAAGCAGCGCTGGGATGGCGAACTGCGCACGCTGCTCGCCGCCAAGCGCGCGCCGATCTA
- the bioA gene encoding adenosylmethionine--8-amino-7-oxononanoate transaminase: MLAEADDWRARDLSVLWHPCTQMREHPHTLPLVPIARGEGAWLVGHDGTRYLDAVSSWWTNLFGHAEPRIGAAIAAQAQSLEQVMLAGFTHAPAVELAERLLAVAPRQAGRAPLAKVFYADNGSAGVEVALKMAFHWFHNRGEHTRTKFIALENGYHGETLGALAVGDIPLYRRVYAPLLTEALFAPSPDAYLARDGESPSECAHRAADALAAMLDEHAGEICAVIVEPRVQCAGGMRMHHADYLTRVRELCDASGAFLIADEIAVGFGRTGTLFASEQSGVMPDLLCLSKGLTGGFLPLAAVLATQAIYDGFLDDSRERAFLHSHSYTGNPLACAAALASLDLFRDGDVLARNRATARTMAALAEPLAAHRHVADVRQAGMMLAFELTRDGDKATPFPATARIGLKAYRAALARGVVLRPLGDVLYWMPPYCVDDDALQLLADVTRHAIDEATACA, encoded by the coding sequence ATGCTAGCAGAGGCGGACGACTGGCGTGCCCGCGATCTGTCCGTGCTGTGGCATCCCTGCACGCAGATGCGTGAGCACCCGCACACCTTGCCGCTGGTGCCGATCGCCCGTGGCGAGGGTGCGTGGCTGGTCGGTCACGATGGCACACGGTATCTCGACGCCGTCAGCAGCTGGTGGACCAACCTGTTCGGCCATGCGGAACCACGCATCGGCGCGGCCATCGCCGCGCAGGCGCAGTCGCTGGAGCAGGTGATGCTGGCCGGCTTCACCCATGCGCCGGCGGTGGAACTGGCCGAGCGGCTGCTGGCGGTGGCGCCGCGGCAGGCGGGGCGCGCGCCGCTGGCCAAGGTGTTCTACGCGGACAACGGCTCGGCGGGCGTGGAGGTGGCGCTGAAGATGGCGTTCCACTGGTTCCACAACCGCGGCGAGCACACGCGGACGAAATTCATCGCGCTGGAGAACGGCTACCACGGCGAAACGCTGGGGGCGCTGGCCGTCGGCGACATCCCGCTGTACCGGCGGGTGTATGCGCCGCTGCTGACCGAAGCGCTGTTCGCGCCCTCGCCGGACGCCTATCTGGCCCGGGACGGCGAATCGCCGTCCGAATGCGCGCATCGCGCCGCCGATGCACTGGCCGCGATGCTGGACGAGCATGCGGGGGAAATCTGCGCGGTGATCGTCGAGCCGCGCGTGCAATGCGCCGGCGGCATGCGCATGCACCACGCCGACTACCTCACCCGCGTGCGCGAGCTGTGCGACGCCAGCGGCGCGTTCCTGATCGCCGACGAGATCGCGGTCGGCTTCGGTCGCACCGGCACGCTGTTCGCCAGTGAGCAGAGCGGCGTGATGCCGGACCTGCTGTGCCTGTCGAAGGGCCTGACGGGCGGCTTCCTGCCGCTGGCGGCGGTGCTGGCGACGCAGGCGATCTATGATGGCTTCCTCGACGATTCGCGCGAACGCGCCTTCCTGCATTCGCACAGCTATACCGGCAATCCGCTGGCCTGCGCGGCCGCGCTGGCATCGCTGGACCTCTTCCGCGACGGCGATGTGCTGGCGCGCAACCGTGCGACCGCGCGCACGATGGCGGCATTGGCGGAACCGCTGGCCGCGCATCGCCACGTCGCCGACGTTCGCCAGGCCGGCATGATGCTGGCATTCGAACTGACCCGCGATGGCGACAAGGCCACGCCCTTCCCCGCGACCGCGCGCATCGGCCTGAAGGCCTACCGCGCGGCGCTGGCCCGCGGCGTGGTGCTGCGCCCGCTTGGCGACGTGCTGTACTGGATGCCGCCCTACTGCGTGGACGACGACGCGTTGCAGTTGCTCGCCGACGTCACCCGCCACGCCATCGACGAGGCCACCGCATGCGCCTGA
- a CDS encoding DUF962 domain-containing protein — protein MSRFASFREFYPFYLAEHSNRISRRLHFVGSCGVLALLVLAIVERNAWWLLAALFCGYGFAWVGHFFFEKNRPATFKHPFYSFAGDWVMFKDILTGKIRF, from the coding sequence ATGAGCCGCTTCGCCAGCTTCCGCGAGTTCTACCCGTTCTACCTCGCCGAACACAGCAACCGCATCTCGCGCCGCCTGCATTTCGTCGGCAGCTGCGGCGTGCTCGCGCTGCTGGTGCTGGCCATCGTCGAGCGCAACGCCTGGTGGCTGCTGGCCGCGCTGTTCTGCGGCTACGGCTTCGCCTGGGTGGGCCACTTCTTCTTCGAGAAGAACCGGCCCGCCACCTTCAAGCACCCGTTCTATTCCTTCGCCGGCGACTGGGTGATGTTCAAGGACATCCTGACCGGAAAGATCCGGTTCTAG
- a CDS encoding HAMP domain-containing sensor histidine kinase yields the protein MRQGLPRKLRIAFILQAVMVSLAIVLGVYLISAVIKHSLMNTALQEEAAHFWELYSASTAQPPPNTHNLRGYLVVKGHSNLVLPENLRALGPGFHELKDDDLLVLVDEQPEGRLYLVFLRSQAERLAFYFGTVPIIMTLVAIYLVSWLTYRASKRLVSPVSWLARQVSEWDPRHPDVSGLAADRLPSEVQGEARQLAAALHGLAQRVTAHVARERDFTRDASHELRTPLTVIRVATDMGMAEDSPPRVARALQRIQRAGRDMEAVIDAFLILAREAEVEPQSEDFDVADIVMDEAENARTLLLNKPVDLEVTLHARPRLHAPPRVFQVVVSNLLRNACTYTDRGRIDVLLEPDRVVVRDTGIGMAAESMQRVFEPFYRADPSRPQGSGLGLSIVSRLCDRFGWKIELESELGRGTTATIRFVP from the coding sequence ATGCGCCAGGGCCTCCCCCGAAAACTCAGGATCGCCTTCATCCTGCAGGCCGTGATGGTCAGCCTGGCCATCGTGCTGGGCGTGTACCTGATCTCGGCGGTCATCAAGCACAGCCTGATGAACACCGCGCTGCAGGAAGAAGCCGCGCATTTCTGGGAGCTCTACAGCGCCAGTACCGCGCAGCCGCCGCCGAACACGCACAACCTGCGCGGCTACCTGGTGGTCAAGGGGCATTCCAACCTGGTGCTGCCGGAGAACCTGCGCGCGCTCGGGCCGGGGTTCCACGAACTGAAGGACGACGATCTGCTGGTGCTGGTGGACGAACAGCCCGAAGGCCGTCTTTACCTGGTGTTCCTGCGCTCGCAGGCCGAGCGGCTGGCGTTCTACTTCGGCACGGTGCCGATCATCATGACCCTGGTGGCCATCTACCTGGTGTCCTGGCTGACCTATCGCGCATCGAAGCGGCTGGTGTCGCCGGTCAGCTGGCTGGCGCGGCAGGTGTCCGAATGGGACCCGCGCCACCCCGACGTCAGTGGACTGGCCGCCGACCGGCTGCCGAGCGAGGTGCAGGGCGAGGCGCGCCAGCTGGCCGCGGCACTGCACGGACTGGCCCAGCGCGTCACCGCGCACGTGGCGCGCGAACGCGACTTCACCCGCGACGCCAGCCACGAACTGCGCACGCCGCTGACCGTCATCCGCGTGGCCACCGACATGGGCATGGCCGAAGATTCGCCACCGCGCGTGGCGCGTGCGCTGCAGCGCATCCAGCGCGCCGGGCGCGACATGGAGGCAGTGATCGATGCTTTCCTGATCCTGGCGCGCGAAGCCGAAGTGGAGCCGCAGAGCGAGGACTTCGACGTCGCCGACATCGTCATGGACGAGGCCGAGAACGCGCGCACGCTGCTGCTCAACAAGCCGGTGGACCTGGAGGTCACCCTGCATGCGCGTCCGCGCCTGCATGCGCCGCCGCGGGTGTTCCAGGTGGTCGTCAGCAACCTGCTGCGCAATGCCTGCACCTATACCGACCGCGGCCGCATCGACGTGCTGCTGGAACCGGACCGCGTGGTCGTGCGCGACACCGGCATCGGCATGGCCGCCGAATCGATGCAGCGGGTGTTCGAGCCCTTCTACCGTGCCGATCCGTCGCGCCCGCAGGGCAGCGGCCTGGGCCTGTCCATCGTCAGCCGCCTCTGCGACCGCTTCGGCTGGAAGATCGAGCTGGAGAGCGAACTGGGACGCGGCACCACCGCGACGATCCGCTTCGTTCCGTAA